From Argopecten irradians isolate NY chromosome 2, Ai_NY, whole genome shotgun sequence, the proteins below share one genomic window:
- the LOC138313253 gene encoding uncharacterized protein, with amino-acid sequence MKENLLFGGLPERGDNTAEDTEKVVKDFISNVLDIPDEIPFQVVHRLRPRNDGKPRSIVAKFCNRKDREKVLNAVPDKLADKKQFSVYEQFPPEINERRKVLYPIFKEAKRRGQSARLKEDRLYINNQLQPLPQLLPPPGFRQPQDLRAPPPPPSRGFQQHLGSRSQHSQPNNQHGFPGNVHLLGDMYRSSSGNQQNHT; translated from the coding sequence atgaaagaaaatttgttgtTTGGAGGGCTTCCAGAGAGAGGAGATAATACTGCAGAGGACACTGAAAAAGTTGTCAAGGACTTTATCAGTAATGTTCTTGATATTCCTGACGAAATCCCCTTCCAAGTGGTTCATAGGCTCCGACCAAGAAATGATGGTAAACCAAGGTCTATTGTAgctaaattttgtaacaggaaaGACCGTGAAAAAGTCCTCAATGCTGTTCCTGATAAACTGGCTGATAAAAAACAATTCTCCGTGTATGAACAATTTCCCCCAGAGATCAACGAACGGAGAAAAGTTCTTTATCCAATCTTCAAGGAAGCCAAAAGGCGAGGTCAGTCTGCACGTCTGAAGGAGGACCGACTATATATTAATAATCAGCTACAACCATTACCACAGCTCCTTCCACCACCTGGATTTCGACAGCCTCAAGATCTTCGTGCACCCCCTCCCCCACCATCTCGGGGATTCCAGCAGCATCTTGGCTCCCGATCTCAACACAGTCAACCCAACAATCAACATGGTTTCCCTGGTAATGTTCATCTTCTTGGTGATATGTACCGTTCCAGCTCAGGCAACCAACAGAACCACACTTAG